One segment of Myxocyprinus asiaticus isolate MX2 ecotype Aquarium Trade chromosome 41, UBuf_Myxa_2, whole genome shotgun sequence DNA contains the following:
- the tmem200ca gene encoding transmembrane protein 200C: MIATGGLLRISARRQDSLHAKNHAENKRKRKAKKKRKNEVVVVKGKLKLCSIPGLVAAIGILVLLVGISMAVLGYWPKEGQLYPGLLNTPNAQRSYEIREAELVNLTVNNKSWHQLDKDLRSYNGSSRTDGLDPPQLGAFAAFIDRYLYSDKLKVFGPLIMGIGIFLFICANAVLHENRDKKTKIINLRDIYSTVIDVHSLRSKEPSLLNGFVNYTQPKETKSSPSFSAGTLTKGSWPSSGSGRHDTSSLIPSRRPSTTTPWFPSMERQTFTDTVYSINQDQNSISMAELKQWETRTIVSTSFNAFTLPMMKLNNRGTSERRGSDKTGEAKRECLDTEAICRRLEDLVASRTITKANVETAQTHPDLPQDSLEVYKSSGSLQGAPRVSLQGSQVQLLPLSSPCRKATGSHQSLSALSDYSRSIDLGICSSTPAERQLVRSRRPSCPRLEGLSSGGYTKLEGLGGESFESTDNAMFSHESSVEILEKDKELHDQTDRDENTSDSPECGMVRQYSKKQKLIMVSQSDTTLEDVEMDSVEV, from the coding sequence ATGATCGCCACAGGTGGTCTGCTGCGGATATCTGCGAGGAGACAAGACTCCCTCCATGCTAAAAACCATGCCGAAAACAAGCGCAAGAGGAAAgcaaagaaaaagaggaagaacGAAGTGGTTGTGGTGAAGGGAAAGCTGAAGTTATGTTCCATTCCTGGACTGGTCGCTGCCATTGGCATTCTGGTACTGCTGGTTGGCATCTCCATGGCTGTGTTAGGCTACTGGCCCAAAGAGGGTCAACTGTACCCTGGACTGCTGAACACACCAAACGCTCAGAGGTCCTATGAGATCAGAGAAGCTGAACTAGTCAATTTGACGGTCAATAATAAGTCTTGGCATCAGTTGGATAAAGACTTGAGGAGCTATAATGGTTCCAGTAGGACTGATGGATTGGATCCACCTCAGTTAGGAGCATTTGCTGCATTTATTGACAGATACTTGTATTCAGACAAGCTGAAAGTCTTTGGACCTTTGATTATGGGCATAGGCATCTTCCTGTTTATATGTGCTAATGCAGTACTTCACGAAAACAGAGACAAAAAGACCAAAATCATTAACCTTAGAGACATCTACTCAACAGTCATTGATGTTCATAGTTTGCGGAGCAAAGAGCCTTCCCTGCTGAACGGGTTTGTGAACTATACGCAACCAAAAGAGACCAAATCTAGCCCTTCATTCAGCGCTGGTACTTTGACCAAGGGTTCTTGGCCATCTTCGGGCTCAGGTAGACATGACACAAGTAGCCTGATTCCATCACGAAGACCATCTACAACCACACCATGGTTCCCGTCTATGGAAAGACAAACCTTTACAGACACGGTGTACAGTATTAACCAAGATCAAAACAGTATCAGCATGGCTGAGTTAAAGCAATGGGAGACCAGAACCATTGTGTCCACGTCTTTCAATGCTTTCACCCTTCCAATGATGAAACTCAACAATCGAGGAACATCCGAAAGAAGGGGGTCAGATAAAACCGGAGAGGCTAAACGTGAGTGTCTGGACACGGAGGCGATTTGTAGGCGTCTGGAGGATCTGGTGGCATCTAGAACCATCACAAAAGCCAATGTGGAGACTGCTCAGACTCATCCAGATCTTCCACAAGACTCATTGGAAGTTTACAAGAGTAGCGGCAGTTTGCAGGGTGCTCCTCGCGTTTCTTTGCAGGGTTCCCAGGTGCAGCTTCTACCGCTGTCTTCGCCGTGCCGCAAGGCAACAGGATCGCACCAGTCCTTGAGCGCTCTCTCGGACTACTCCAGGTCCATTGATCTGGGAATCTGTTCATCCACGCCTGCGGAGCGGCAGTTGGTGCGATCGAGACGCCCCAGCTGCCCACGACTGGAGGGGCTCAGCAGCGGAGGCTACACCAAACTCGAGGGTCTGGGCGGCGAGTCCTTTGAGTCCACAGACAATGCAATGTTTAGTCACGAGAGTTCGGTTGAGATTCTAGAAAAAGACAAAGAGCTCCACGATCAAACTGACCGAGACGAGAACACCTCTGATAGTCCTGAGTGTGGCATGGTCAGGCAATattcaaagaaacaaaaacttattATGGTTTCCCAATCAGACACGACTTTAGAGGATGTGGAAATGGATAGTGTAGAAGTTTAA